One Tepidanaerobacter syntrophicus DNA segment encodes these proteins:
- a CDS encoding type II toxin-antitoxin system HicA family toxin, with protein sequence MSKLSIISSVEMIQILKILGFEEIRQKGSHKFFRHKDGRTTIVPFHGEDLGRGLIRKILSDIEISVDEYEALRKS encoded by the coding sequence ATGAGTAAATTAAGTATTATTTCATCAGTGGAGATGATACAAATCCTTAAGATCTTAGGGTTTGAGGAGATCCGGCAAAAAGGCAGTCACAAATTCTTTAGACACAAAGACGGAAGAACAACTATAGTTCCATTCCATGGAGAAGATCTGGGAAGAGGCTTAATAAGAAAAATATTAAGTGATATAGAAATTTCTGTTGACGAATATGAGGCACTTAGAAAATCATGA
- a CDS encoding type II toxin-antitoxin system HicB family antitoxin, translated as MDLKKFNFTILIEKDEDGLYIASVPALRGCHTQAKTVEELLPRIKEAIELYLEVNNSEVTTNEFIGVQQVEVSI; from the coding sequence ATGGATTTGAAAAAATTTAATTTCACAATTCTTATAGAAAAGGACGAAGATGGATTATATATAGCATCAGTGCCTGCATTGAGAGGATGTCATACACAAGCTAAAACCGTTGAAGAATTGCTGCCAAGAATAAAAGAGGCTATAGAGCTTTATCTAGAAGTGAATAACAGCGAAGTTACAACAAATGAATTCATCGGTGTTCAGCAGGTAGAGGTTTCTATATGA